The following are from one region of the Leishmania major strain Friedlin complete genome, chromosome 22 genome:
- a CDS encoding prefoldin 5-like protein yields MSINVYQLPIEQLEGLKEQLGNDVRSLGTAYDGLYNGRTRYQDNHDVVAQYHAVCENAAKTEAAQEVLVCMTSSLFVRGTVVPSDKVLVDVGTGYFLEQSMEHAKKYFLSRAAQIKESMDQVEKTIVLKQRQQNQVIDALQQKTMAMQRYHEEHGSE; encoded by the coding sequence ATGAGTATCAACGTCTATCAGCTACCCATTGAGCAGCTCGAAGGCCTCAAGGAGCAGCTTGGCAATGATGTGCGTAGTCTTGGGACGGCTTACGACGGCCTCTACAACGGGCGTACTCGCTACCAGGACAACCACGACGTGGTTGCGCAGTACCATGCCGTTTGCGAGAACGCCGCCAAGACGGAAGCGGCTCAGGaggtgcttgtgtgcatgACGTCGTCGCTCTTTGtgcgcggcaccgtcgtgcCGAGCGACAAGGTATTGGTGGACGTCGGCACCGGCTACTTCCTGGAGCAGTCGATGGAACACGCGAAGAAGTACTTCCTGTCTCGCGCGGCGCAAATCAAGGAGAGCATGGATCAGGTAGAGAAGACGATCGTGttgaagcagcggcagcaaaaTCAGGTCATCGACGCACTCCAGCAGAAGACAATGGCGATGCAGCGTTACCACGAGGAGCACGGGAGTGAGtag
- a CDS encoding 3'a2rel-related protein, producing MCPVSHQGLQRNRSPHVSTARVLQRVLLLVVLLYSFSLMTAVVTTPCDDGAHGALCVSALHGAVLGRGKGLRAPPLTVSLLQPVALPRHTGSAVVVTAARADGDVDDIATFSQAGDLFALEESASASVPSSSSSGVSPGASGRGNEAAKAPETTASSSSLSVEPLSRESSAVSSLRRSSLLPSAADIVVVLVGEGDAGTELPPSSSALPPDNFGTRHPPAMRLALLGLIALVVPAAIIALVVWCVCRRTRYKRKVKGLRLNGTRQPGEVDDVDMGNVVRGGDWLNLDAAAPGRTKIGAHRTRFSILVPSTAACVRTDATFDPIGQRAAETRQRKRARRVAVAAAEAAVIPANGVGNGGSDGLASPLSGESGAAGSEMWSSDEEEHSNGYSVNGGVSGGNAGVAGGSAQAHATSSVLPGTRATGAEVSSGAGPHLSGGVVTSSVVTAVPSLDHSLNYFNETTRVLLGRYKAESGGGVPQMPPSALPGGGGAATQSLRLASGNEAESSNAVVNKPKSAFEQILSFAVAPLQVGREFHQRGDNTDSGNVADSAGGPKALAAPVPRDRERAERHTEKEDLEEDRAFEDDEELDEEYKDEAYGD from the coding sequence ATGTGTCCCGTGTCTCATCAagggctgcagcgcaacCGCAGTCCTCACGTCTCCACGGCGCGAGTGCTTCAACGCGTGCTGTTGCTTGTGGTCCTGCTGTACAGTTTCTCACTTATGACAGCGGTGGTGACGACGCCCTGCGACGACGGTGCTCATGGCGCGCTTTGCGTCTCTGCCTTACACGGCGCTGTattggggagggggaagggccTACGCGCGCCACCGCTCACTGTGTCCTTGCTGCAGCCTGTGGCGCTACCGCGCCATACGGGTTCCGCCGTTGTGGTGACCGCCGCGCGGGCTGACGGCGATGTTGACGACATCGCCACTTTTTCGCAAGCCGGCGATCTGTTCGCCTTGGAGGAGAGTGCTTCTGCATCCGTGCCGTCTTCCTCGAGCTCCGGCGTCAGCCCAGGTGCTAGCGGGAGGGGTAACGAAGCAGCAAAGGCCCCAGAGACCACGgcttcctcgtcgtcgttATCCGTAGAGCCGTTGTCGCGGGAGTCGTCCGCGGTGTCATCGTTGAGGAGGTCGTCGTTATTGCCGTCAGCGGCCGACATCGTTGTCGTCTTGGTCGGTGAAGGCGACGCGGGCACAGAACTGCCTCCCTCATCGTCAGCACTCCCTCCCGACAACTTCGGCACGCGCCACCCACCTGCCAtgcgcctcgctctccttgGTCTCATCGCCCTCGTGGTGCCCGCTGCTATCATCGCCCTTGTCGTGTggtgcgtctgccgccgcacgcggtACAAGCGAAAGGTAAAGGGCTTGCGTCTCAACGGCACTCGTCAACCCGGCGAGGTGGACGACGTGGATATGGGCAACGTCGTCAGGGGCGGCGATTGGCTAAAcctcgacgctgccgccccaggCAGAACTAAGATCGGCGCCCACCGCACCCGTTTCTCCATTTTGGTGCCGTCGACCGCTGCTTGTGTTCGCACGGACGCCACGTTCGACCCGATCGGGCAGCGGGCCGCGgagacgcggcagcgcaaaCGTGCCCGGCGggttgctgtggctgctgccgaagcGGCCGTCATCCCGGCGAACGGTGttggcaacggcggcagcgatggcctTGCGAGCCCGTTAAGTGGTGAATCGGGCGCCGCAGGGTCGGAGATGTGGTCCAGCGATGAAGAGGAGCATAGCAACGGCTATTCAGTGAACGGAGGCGTCAGTGGCGGCAACGCTGGGGTTGCGGGTGGTTCTGCCCAAGCGCATGCCACCTCGAGCGTTTTACCCGGCACTCGTGCCACGGGTGCCGAGGTGTCGTCGGGAGCTGGCCCGCACCTGAGCGGTGGCGTTGTCACCAGCTCCGTGGTAACCGCCGTTCCTTCACTGGACCACAGCCTGAACTACTTCAACGAGACgacgcgtgtgctgctgggTCGCTACAAGGCAGAGAGCGGGGGTGGTGTGCCGCAgatgccgccgtcggcgttgccaggcggcggtggtgctgctaCGCAGAGCCTGCGGCTAGCTTCGGGCAACGAGGCCgagagcagcaacgccgtcgtAAACAAGCCCAAGTCGGCCTTTGAGCAGATTCTTTCGTTCGCcgttgcgccgctgcaggtgggCCGTGAGTTCCATCAGCGCGGTGACAACACGGATAGCGGCAATGTGGCAGACAGCGCTGGAGGGCCGAAAGCTCTGGCAGCGCCTGTGCCACGGGACAGGGAGCGTGCTGAGCGGCACACCGAGAAGGAAGACTTGGAAGAGGATCGCGCCTTCGAGGATGACGAAGAGCTCGATGAGGAATACAAGGACGAGGCGTACGGCGACTAG
- a CDS encoding 5'a2rel-related protein: MMDITIGSPSSSYRSCSRSSRGYTQRPDLARDAASSGGSSAAGQGTELLTSAVGLDDTNDGGEGHHARCSSADSHGGFGEDRSDLDHRAAGASRPPPSLGEREQTCRPPPPNTSAAPAPQHQVTNELVYALSNRESLSPAQMTPSSIPFSASLPSSSSSMTGSGGAAHLPPRRAPQLLPHDHLHSRVEGMVWLCSAADRDRAPAPIPWASGRASCAAEERKCTDDAVGVRGPRASSLEAQARASEPTAVAAAAPVTRWPERQEQVIPRAFARTESPSPLRRVAQMELATGDAERNAAAEASPGTEVSGARCGSLRKLALPSFCSDGGLEVMDNQPRSERALRLARVSNTVTLSSPPALSSTSTSAVPLPGPPRLSSASSPSVPVQQQRLRLPSHSPESVSSASLSRAVVRRESLRGASATAATSSDSYDRGEAHDHHCSRRKRSDSRYRAVGDMDDDDGTTSSSPGLTETSGARPPSHAPAPLHPSSFLTQVPPHACRSLQSSSDSAKECGPGEAQRADAARQALDPSQASSLVPSPLASRSPSLSAAPPAQLPLQRTVEETRRDSSSNGDGSGAARRTPRYGTCPAMTEVAELQLPLATPTEAAVGCGGSGAAAVVSESLPPLPPAPRGAGDGASSLHPSCRENHRHSKSSATEARGVVLQAAASEADMASEARAGDGEARASRERKAFPAAASLRDGVAAALELDGARRGAAPPTDAPCHVQPPPPQRRALDRWRSQASLVGSRAADTTALSSSLRAATHSSRGSAAGQVTERDDGHPSQSARECGEAGKRAFKGGVNVARWVRSTVGGEGDLSGASLIPPPVRKAAEARVCAPPTNLGSASATSASGTAGDFGGNEPPRVLAVSLAALPRRTPPREAVAPAVLAEVTQSCASAALVSGRQAYQGMAALSWTLPSRSRVRLTVIASPAQERWASRAEGERAVGGAAQVDPRDRSSGARWREAGSAGEAFLVRSDAHRVEVAAVPQRAHPVRSSSSGQRASRPGLAAVLAPRTSTMCGPASSAEVDGADEDKEMRIVARTWRPVTCLEFVRDDDRRRSTGDDCQSSWGAAGTHRWGQGPHHPRAAQRSAAIVGALSGGHQTRPAHHPHDGSHGCVLSIEASPLVSPVSLAAEATSDVGASTRQACSAATWRAGAASNGVGGVVLSSTTLVPGYAAVYSPRMLATRVLEARKALLGAPSAAVPAAPTSVCPPGPSGALPLHCGSRAMPAVGATVAAAAASTSGGVSSWSPSSLLSPPHAHIDLKERGADDGVMPGATADAAPWSLYLSGSPDAEESMRHRTALPRQLTRGQQHLHEQPDLPADTSPYPVARRIPFGFAAGTLAGAASVQAVSPSPDGRLRSCHARTASPAADASAPVPGAHLHAEGGYQRARRLPCHTPAEEQRSVTASAPSSPIVARSAAASVAAPLGRMLTTLSPTTASSSAPRASSAGTAQGRHQSIPPPEQHAAIHAAGAGSQASERACSTSRRFWRAATNADQSHDAPDARPKRQSRILAQQRLVQEEAFHRRYIRMQEDHRFAVEVTELNYQRAVEYVHQASAAGAVATPARRSGHCAALLTTDCDAEPLAGLQRVRRDQAAMTATLSTLAKELAALSP; encoded by the coding sequence ATGATGGACATCACCATCGGCTCGCCTTCGTCGTCTTatcgcagctgcagccgcagcagtcgcggcTATACCCAGCGCCCTGACCTTGCACGCGATGCGGctagcagcggtggcagcagcgctgccggccAGGGGACGGAGCTGTTGACAAGTGCCGTGGGGCTGGACGACACAAATGATGGAGGCGAAGGCCACCACGCTCGTTGCAGCTCCGCAGACTCACATGGCGGCTTTGGGGAGGACCGTAGTGACCTAGACCACAGGGCAGCGGGCGCGAGTCGACCACCGCCTTCATTaggcgagagggagcagACGTGCagaccaccgccgccgaacACTAgtgcggcaccggcgccgcagcaccaggtGACCAACGAGCTCGTTTATGCGTTGTCAAACCGTGAGTCCTTGTCGCCGGCTCAGATGACACCGTCGTCGATCCCGTTCtcagcgtcgctgccgtcctctTCGTCATCCATGactggcagtggcggtgcggcgcacctgcCCCCTCGTCGTGCAccacagctgctgccacaCGATCACCTGCACAGCCGCGTGGAGGGGATGGTGTGGCTTTGCTCTGCAGCCGACCGTGATCGGGCTCCGGCGCCGATCCCATGGGCGTCCGGCAGAGCTTCATGTGCCGCGGAAGAGCGCAAGTGCACCGATGATGCAGTGGGCGTGCGTGGACCCAGGGCCTCCTCGTTGGAGGCGCAGGCAAGAGCAAGTGAACCgactgccgtcgccgctgccgcacccgtCACAAGATGGCCAGAGCGACAAGAGCAGGTGATCCCCCGCGCCTTTGCCCGCACGGAGAGCCCAtcaccgctgcgccgcgttgCGCAGATGGAGCTGGCAACCGGCGATGCtgagcgcaacgccgccgctgaggcaTCTCCCGGCACGGAGGTATCCGGTGCCCGCTGTGGTTCGCTTAGGAAGCTCGCACTGCCCTCTTTTTGCAGTGATGGCGGCCTGGAGGTGATGGACAACCAACCACGCTCTGAGCGCGCGTTACGGCTTGCACGCGTGAGCAACACGGTGACTCTGTCGTCGCCACCAGCGCTCTCGTCTACGTCCACCTCCGCTGTGCCGCTCCCTGGACCGCCGCGGTTGtcaagcgcctcctccccttccgtTCCagtgcaacagcagcggctgcgactgccgTCGCACTCGCCTGAATCGGTGAGTTCTGCGTCCCTCTCGCGTGCGGTGGTACGGCGGGAGTCACTGAGAGGTGCGAGTGCGACAGCCGCGACGTCCTCCGACAGCTACGATCGCGGCGAGGCCCATGACCATCATTGCAGCCGTCGGAAACGGTCCGACTCCCGTTAtcgcgccgtcggcgacatggatgacgacgatggcaccaccagcagctcgCCCGGTCTCACCGAGACGAGCGGTGCACGACCGCCGTCGCAtgcaccggcgccgcttcACCCATCCTCTTTCCTGACGCAGGTGCCGCCACACGCGTGCCGCAGCttgcagagcagcagcgacagcgccaaAGAGTGCGGCCCgggcgaggcgcagcgggccgatgcggcgcggcaggcgctcGACCCATCGCAAGCGTCATCACTGGTGCCGTCTCCACTAGCGTCGCGCTCTCCCTCGTTgagtgcggcgccgcccgcgcAGCTACCACTTCAGCGCACCGTCGAGGAGACTCGTAGAGATAGCAGCAGCAATGGGGACgggagcggcgcggcgcggcgaacTCCGCGGTACGGCACGTGCCCTGCCATGACGGAGGTAGCTGAGTTGCAGCTTCCTCTAGCCACACCAACGGAGGCTGCTGTGGGCTGCGGCGGTAGTGGTGCGGCGGCAGTCGTTAGCGAAAGCCTTCCACCGCTTCCACCGGCCCCGCGGGGAGCCGGCGATGGCGCATCGTCCCTCCACCCAAGTTGTCGTGAGAACCACCGCCACAGCAAGAGCAGTGCCACTGAGGCACGCGGCGTCGTGCTCCAGGCTGCAGCTTCTGAGGCTGACATGGCCAGCGAAGCTCGTgcaggcgacggcgaggcgcgGGCGTCTCGTGAGCGTAAAGCGTTCCCTGCGGCAGCTTCCCTCAgggacggcgttgctgccgctctgGAATTGGACGGAGCACGTCGTGGTGCCGCGCCACCAACTGATGCTCCATGCCACGttcagccgccgccgcctcaacGGCGAGCGCTGGATCGGTGGCGCAGTCAGGCTTCTCTAgtcggcagccgcgctgctgaCACCACCGCACTCTCGTCTTCTTTGCGGGCCGCCACTCATTCCTCGCGGGGCTCCGCCGCGGGGCAAGTGACTGAGCGCGACGATGGCCATCCATCCCAGTCAGCCCGCGAATGTGGCGAGGCGGGGAAAAGGGCGTTCAAGGGTGGCGTCAACGTTGCGCGTTGGGTGCGCAGCACTGTTGGCGGGGAAGGCGACCTCTCCGGGGCCTCGCTGATACCGCCGCCGGTCCGCAAAGCTGccgaggcgcgcgtgtgtgcacctccCACGAACTTaggcagcgcgagcgccacTAGCGCCTCAGGCACTGCGGGTGACTTTGGTGGCAACGAGCCACCCCGTGTGCTGGCGGTCTCGCTCGCCGCGCTTCCTcgtcgcacgccgccacgcgaggcggtggcgcccgCTGTCCTCGCTGAGGTGACGCAGAGCTGTGCATCAGCAGCGCTTGTGTCGGGGAGGCAAGCGTATCAAGGCATGGCCGCGCTGTCGTGGACGTTGCCGTCCCGCTCGCGCGTGCGGCTGACGGTCATCGCATCACCGGCGCAGGAGCGCTGGGCGAGCAGGGCTGAGGGTGAGCGGGCCGTGGGAGGTGCCGCGCAAGTCGACCCGCGTGAtcggagcagcggtgcccgaTGGCGTGAAGcgggcagcgctggcgaggCCTTTCTtgtgcgcagcgacgcgcaccgcgttgaagtggctgcggtgccgcagcgcgctcacCCGGTGCGGAGTTCCTCGAGCGGGCAGCGTGCATCACGTCCAGGGCTCGCGGCGGTATTGGCGCCACGGACTTCCACCATGTGCGGCCCGGCGAGCAGCGCGGAGGTGGACGGCGCCGATGAAGACAAGGAGATGCGAATCGTAGCACGCACGTGGCGGCCTGTTACGTGTCTCGAGTTTGTGCGCGACGATGAccgtcggcgcagcaccggtgACGATTGCCAAAGCAGCTGGGGCGCAGCTGGAACACATCGCTGGGGGCAGGGGCCGCACCATCCGCGAGCGGCGCAGAGGTCGGCAGCAATAGTCGGTGCGCTGTCCGGCGGTCATCAAACACGGCCAGCCCATCACCCTCACGACGGCTCACATGGCTGTGTGCTGTCGATCGAGGCATCGCCCCTTGTCTCACCCGTATCGTTGGCAGCTGAGGCGACCTCTGATGTGGGTGCGAGCACGCGCCAGGCGTGCTCTGCAGCTACGTGGCGGGCCGGTGCTGCCTCTAATGGTGTTGGTGGGGTTGTTCTCTCAAGTACGACGTTGGTGCCTGGATACGCTGCTGTGTACAGTCCTCGCATGCTTGCCACAcgggtgctggaggcgcgcAAGGCCCTCTTGGGAGcccccagcgccgctgtcccCGCTGCACCAACGAGCGTCTGTCCTCCCGGACCGTCGGGTGCACTACCTCTGCATTGCGGCAGTCGCGCCatgccggcggtgggggccaccgttgctgctgctgctgcttctacCAGTGGTGGTGTGTCGTCGTGGtctccttcttcgctgctgAGCCCACCGCACGCTCACATTGACTTGAAGGAGCGAGGCGCAGATGATGGCGTGATGCCAGGGGCGACGGCGGATGCCGCGCCGTGGAGCCTCTACCTGAGCGGGTCGCCGGATGCCGAGGAATCGATGCGGCACCGTACAGCGCTGCCTCGACAGCTAACACGAGGGCAACAACACCTGCACGAGCAACCGGACTTGCCAGCGGACACGTCTCCCTATCCCGTGGCGCGACGCATCCCATTCGGGTTCGCTGCCGGCACTCTTGCAGGGGCCGCATCTGTGCAAGCCGTATCACCTTCGCCTGACGGGCGCCTTCGAAGCTGTCACGCGAGGACGgcttcgccggcagcggACGCCTCTGCACCAGTCCCCGGGGCGCACCTTCACGCCGAGGGCGGTTACCAGCgcgcgaggaggctgccctGTCACACACCAGCCGAGGAACAACGCAGCGTCACAGCTTCGGCCCCCAGCAGCCCAATCGTGGCCCGATCAGCGGCCGCGTCTGTTGCGGCTCCTTTAGGGCGCATGCTCACAACATTATCCCCCACCACCGCTTCTTCCTCCGCTCCTCGTGCAAGTTCGGCGGGTACGGCGCAGGGCCGACACCAAAGCATTCCGCCGCCGGAACAGCACGCCGCAATCCATGCTGCGGGCGCTGGATCGCAGGCCAGTGAACGAGCGTGCTCGACATCAAGGCGCTTCTGGAGAGCGGCAACGAATGCCGACCAGAGTCACGATGCGCCTGATGCGCGCCCGAAGCGCCAGTCACGCATACTcgcccagcagcggctcgtTCAGGAGGAGGCGTTCCACCGTCGCTACATCCGCATGCAGGAGGATCATCGCTTTGCGGTTGAGGTGACGGAGCTCAACTACCAGCGTGCCGTGGAATACGTTCATCAAGCGTcagccgccggcgcggtCGCGACACCTGCTCGGCGAAGTGGCCACTGTGCTGCTCTCTTGACGACCGATTGTGACGCAGAGCCGCTGGCGGGTCTCCAGCGGGTACGGCGCGATCAGGCAGCCATGACGGCTACGCTGAGCACGCTCGCGAAGGAGCTGGCTGCACTGTCGCCGTAG